GGAGCAGGTCAAAGAAATGCCTAATTTACTGCAAGCCAGTGTACCTACTATAGCGGCGGCGCTGTTGCACAACCTGGCCGTAGTCACCCCGGGCAAATTAAAAAAATCATTTTTGGGCAACAGCGGCGCAGAGGCGGTAGAAGGAGCGTTAAAGCTGGCTCGGGCCGCCACAGGGAAAAAAGCGTTTATTTATTGCCAAAACTCTTTTCACGGCAAATCCTTCGGCGCCCTCTCCGTGACGGGACGGGATAAATACCGCAAACCTTTCGAGCCGCTATTGAGTGAATGCGTTGAAGTACCGTTCGGTGACATTAACGCGCTTCGCCGTGCATTAAAGGAACATCAGGCCGCAGCCTTCATAGTAGAGCCCATCCAGGGCGAAGGCGGCGTAATCACACCGCCCCCGGGTTACCTGCCCGAAGCCGCACAGGCTTGCCGGGAAGCCGGGACTTTATTCATCGCCGATGAAATTCAGACCGGTTTTGGCCGAACCGGGAATATGTTTGCCTGCCAGCACGAAAACGTAGAGCCGGATATTATGTGCCTGGCTAAATCCCTGGGCGGAGGGATTATGCCGATAGGAGCGTTCATTACTACTGAAGACATCTGGCATAAGGCCTACGGCAGCGTGGAAAAAGCCACTCTGCATACCTCAACCTTCGGAGGTAATACCTGGGCGGCCATCGCAGGTGTAGCGGCTATAGAGATACTGGTCCAAGAAAACCTTGCGGAAGCAGCCGGGGAAAAGGGACGCTATTTCATTACAGGACTGGAAAATTTACAAAAAAAATACCCCCTACTGCAGAAGGTGCGGGGACGAGGACTTTTGATCGGTATTGAGCTGGCTCAACCGGGCAATCTGGCCAACAAGGCTACAATGGGAGTAGCCTCAAAACTTTCCAACGAATACCTGGGCAGCATGGTGGCCGGCGAGCTGCTTAATAAACACCGTATCGTCACTGCGTACACATTAAATAATCCTAACGTAATCAGGCTGGAACCACCCCTAATTGTCAGCAAAAAAGAAATTGACTATGTGCTAAACGCCCTGGAAGATGTGCTTAAACGAAACAAAGGCTTTTTCAGTTTCGCGGCCACCAGCGCTAAAACGGTACTGAGAACCATAAGGAAAAAATAGTAGGCCTCATTAATAAAATCTAAAAGGATTATATTCATTTGCAGCGAATAAATAGTGCTTGGATTAAGAATATATTTTATCAGGAAAGGGGAAAAGGTATGCCGATATACGAATATAAATGCGGTTGCGGCAAAGTGTTTGAAGTATTGCAAATACCCGGCAAAGATAACGGCCAAATCAAATGTCCCGAATGTGGAAGCGAAATACTATCCAAGGTAATATCCAGACCTTTTCTGCCTAATGCTGTGGGCGCACCTGCGGATTTAAGCGCAAAGGCCGCCACCTGCTGCGGCAAAAAACCGGAGAACACCGGCTGTATGCCGGGAGAATGCTGCGGGGGCGGAACCAAAGAGTAAAAATAAATATAAAATAAACCCTTAAATATACAGCCCAACTTTTGCTTAATTTGTGTGTCCGCGATAAAGGCGTTGGTCGTTTTGCCGATCAAAGCCTTTTTTTGTGTCCAATGGCTTATGTTGCAAAGTATGCATAAGATAACCTCTAATTTAGAAGAATAAATTAAAACTTTGCAAATGGAGGTATTTTATGCCGAGGGAAGCAGCACACCGGGTGGACGGACGCATCAGCGTCCACGACTCGGTGCAGGAAATGTATGAGCGCATACACAATGACGGCCTCAGCAATGTATTTGACCGCTATGATCCCCAGAGCAAAATTCGCTGTGGGTTTTGCGTAGAAGGGGTAAGCTGTCAGCTTTGCACCGGCGGGCCATGCCGCATCTCCGATAAGGCAGGGGCTACCCACGGAACCTGTGGCATCGACCGCAACGCCATGGCCATGCGAGACATGTTGCTCCGTAATATGATGGGCACTTCCACCTATACGCATCACGCCTACAACGCCTTTCGCACTTTAAAATCCACGGCGGAGGGTAAAACGCCCTACCAAATTACCGACACCAACAAGCTTTACTGGATGTGTGACCAACTGGGCATTGATAAAAGCGGCGGATTGGAGCAAACCGCCATTCGCCTGGCGGACTTTTTAATGTACCAGCTCAGCAGTGGTTACGATGAACCGCCGAAAATGGTAGAGGTTTTTGCTCCCGAACCAAGGAAAAAACTGTGGCGGGAACTGGCTATTTACCCGGCCGGGGTAATGCATGAGATTAAGGATTCCGCGGCCAGCTGTCTGACCAACGTGGACGGTGACTTTGTATCCATGGCCAAAAAGGCGCTGAGGTTGGGGATTGCCACTATTTATGGTTCACAAATCGGGCTGGAAATGGTGCAGGATATTTTATTCGGTACACCATCCCCCCATGAGGTGCAGGTGGATTTGGGGATTATGGAACCGGATTATGTCAATATAGTTTTTAACGGGCATGAACCCTGGATTGGTGTCGCCTGTATTTTGGCCGCCAGGGACCCGGCCAACCAGGAAAAGGCCCGGCAGGCCGGTGCAAAGGGGATCAAGGTAACGGGGTCTATTGAATGCGGTCAGGAAGTACTGCAGCGCTTTGCCATGGACGACGTTTTTAACGGACTAACCGGTAACTGGATGGCTATTGAGCCTTTGCTGGCCACCGGAACGGTGGACGTATTTGCCATGGATGAAAATTGTTCTCCCCCATATATTACGCCTTACGCTGAAAAGTACCAAATTACCCTGGTATCGGTAAACGACCTGGTGCGCATACCGGGAGTGGAAAAGAATTTTGACTACAAACCGCCCGAAGCCGCCAACACGGCCCGGCAGCTTATTGACTGGGGCATTGAAAATTTTAAAAAACGTAAGGAACGCAATATTACAGCCAAGGTACCTAAAAAAGTGCAAAAGGCTATAGCCGGTTTTTCCACCGAAGCAGTACTAAACGCCCTAGGCGGCAAAATAGACCCTCTGCTGGACGTGATTAAAAGCGGTAAAATCAAAGGTGTGACAGCACTGGTGAACTGCACCACCCCGGCCACCGGCATTCATGATTACATGACCGTGAACGTAGCCAAAGAACTGATCAAACGGGATATACTGGTGATCAGCGGCGGCTGCGGCAACCATGCCCTGGAAGTGGCCGGCTTGTGCAACAGCGACGCGGTAGCCATAGCCGGCAACGGTCTGCAGGAAATATGCCGGGCACTGGGCATCCCCCCCGTGCTGAGCTTCGGCACCTGCACGGATACCGGGCGCATGTCCATGCTGGTCACGGAAATCGCCAATGCCCTAGGGGTAGATACCTCTGATCTGCCGGTTGCGGTTACCGCACCCCAGTACCTGGAACAAAAGGCCACCATTGACGCCATTTTTGCCCTGGCCTTCGGACTATACACTCACCTGGCCCCCACCCCACCCATAACAGGCGGCCCGGAATTGGTGAAACTGTTAACCGAAGACTTGGAAAGCCTGACCGGCGGCAAGGTAGCCCTGGCGGATACGCCGGAAGGAGCCGCCGACGGCATTGAGGCACATATTATGAAAAAGAGGGCCGGACTGGGCATTTAATCCCCACCCCCTCACAGGACAGAAGCAGTATCTTTATAAAAAGCTGTTGCACTACGAACTATTTGGCTCGTTGTGCAACAGCCCTTTTATTAGGTGTATAACTTGGCATGAGCGTCGTAACATGACAAAACATAGCAAAATACTCCCTTTTACTCAAAATGGCTCTTTTCTATTGTTTTGTCAAATATTTTACTATATAAATATTTTACTATATACTGGCAGAATAATTCAAAATCACTCAATTTTGTCTGCAATATATCATAAAGCTCCGGTACAGTAACCTTGTTATACTCATGTATCAAACGGTTTCGGTAACCAGCCATTCCTGTAATCTTATGACAAAAATCCGCCGGTAATATATCCTTTTCACTTAACATAGCAACAACAGACCGGTAATCATGGGGTATACCCGCTCCGGATTTAACCGCTATATGACGACCTAAATCAAATAAAGCCTCCAGTGCTTTACGCAACCTATTTTCAGCAATATCCTGGGCATCCTCATTACCCTGGAAATCTTCCAGAGACATGCCTGTCAATGTCTTTAATCGTAAAACCGAAGAACGTATTAATTCCAGTCTTTCAGCTATAAGCTGCTGATTAAACAAACAAATTCCCCTCCATTATCTCTTCATAATATTCCTGGCGGGCAATTTCCAAATGATATTTAAAATCAAGATACTCCCTGGTAATTCCATCCTCAAAATCGGTGCGCCGGTCAACATCCGCACAGTAAATTACTTTTCCCGTACTAATGATTTCAAAACACAAGGGCAACCTCACCGAATGCATAAACAAAAGATCCACTTCCAAAGGAGCAAAGACTTTTAATAATGCCGGGTAAAGAGCAACATATAAATCTACATTACTTTTAGGCGGACTGTTAAATAGCAATGCCAAATCAACATCCCCCGGTTTGGGAATCTTTTCGTCCAAAGATGAACCAAAAAGATAGACAGCGACTATTTGCTTATACTGTCCTATAATATCAGCTAGTTCTTGCATGTCAAATTTTAAGCTCATGTTATCCACCTGTACTTATTAAACATTTGGTAATAATTATACCTTATATTACACTTTGCATATACTATTTATTGTAAACCTCATAACCTAATATGACACCATTGAAGATAAGTACTTATTTGTTAACTTTTATGATAACATACATTTTGAAACGTCTATCATTAAATTTGCGTCGCTATGTTTGTGGATATACGCACTAAAGCCGCCCTCCAAGAGGGCGGCTTTAGTGCGTACGTCGGCTATTTCCGTTTAAAACGGTCCATGATTTGCTTGGGCGTGACGGTGCCGCGTTCAAAACAAGTAAAATCAGTGTCTATGCCGGCCAGATATTTGGCCACCCCTTTAAGCTTCTTCAGCGGATACCTCTGCATTAAAGCGATGGTTTCCATCTGCGGAGAACCACCGCCGTGGATGCCGGCCACCTGCATGACCCCGGACAAATCACCCACGGTCAGGTGTTCCACCAGGCGATAGCAGCGAATGATATCTTCCACCGGCACACCGGCGGCCCGCTGCATATACTTGCGCAGAAGCTCACCGTTCTCGCTGTCGAAATCATCTTCAAAGGGCATTGTGGCGCATAGGCCGCCGGCCAGGTCGGCCAGGATTTCATATTCATGATAGATATTATGACCGGCATGCCTTCTGCCCACATTGGTATAAATTTCATCAGGCACCTGGGTACCCGAGGCGAATTTTTCTGAGGCCTCGGCGCTGGCTATACCGGTGGCGTAGACCAGTTCCGCCGTGCCAATGATATGGGAAATCTTTTCCCGTACATAATGGGCCTTTTCCAGACCACTATATTCAGCCACCAGAGCGGCGGCGCTGGCCAGCACGTCCGACACGGCCGGCTTGCAGCCTGTATAGGAATGACGGTGAAAGTGAGCGAACATCAGGGCCAGGAAACCGGCAAACATAAACTCACCCTTCATAAACACTCTTTCCTTGGGCACAAACACATCGTCAAAAATGGTAAAGGACTCGACGTCGCCGTATTGGAAAATAGGAGACGGCGTGGCCTCCCGGGTGCGAGGCAGTGCCGGCCTGACTACCATTTTGACACCGGGATGGTCGCCGGGCACAGCGAACGCCACAGCATAAGGAGCATCCTTATCTGTCATAAACCGGGTGGGAATAACAATAATTTCATCGGCATAGGGAGCGGCGGTGTTGTGTGCCTTGGCACCGCGCACCACAATACCGTCCTCCCGCTCCTCCACGATCCTCAAGTATAAATCGGGATCCGGCTGCTCGTTTGGCCGCTTGCTCCGGTCCCCTTTAACATCCGTCTGGGCACAGCAGCCCACCAGATCGTTCTCCTGGAAATATTTCAGGAAGTTAAGGAATCTCTGATGGTACTCCATACCCATGACATCGTCCATTTCCTTGGTGACCACGGAAAGGGCGTTCATAGAGTCCGTACCCATACAACGCTGGATGCAGCCCCCGACCCGCTGGCCCAGCATGCGGGTCATCTTTTGTTTTTTCAATAAGTCCTCTTTATTCTGATGAATATGACAGAAGCGGTTAACGGTCTCTCCGGTAAGATGTGAAGTAGCTGTACATAGCTCCTGCCATTCAGGCTGCGCCGCCAATTTGAAAGTTTCTTTAATAATATTGATACCGGGCTGCAAGCGGGGGTCCAGCCTGTCTAACTCTTGGCCATTGATGTAGATATTTTTACGCATCTTGAACAAGCGTTCCATATATTGTTCAGCGGTTTTTAGAGCCATATTATTTACTCCTTTCTGCTAACCAATTATTTTACCAACCAAGGCAGGCTCATGCCCGGGGATGACTAAATCACGCCGGGAAGCTACGGCTGCCGTACGCCACATACTGTCATACCACTGGCTTAAATCTATATGAATCCCGGGGGGCGCAAAGGGCAGGTCAGGCCTAGGCGTCATGATAATTCTATTCCCGGCCAGGTCCGTTAATTCAGCTAAACTTGGGTTTAAATTATAATAACAGTAGGCAAGGTCACCGGCCAGCACTGCAGTACCCCGAGCGGTGTTGACGGCCAAACCCTGCATACCCTGGGTATGACCGGGCAGCAATAAAGTGGTCACATCATCAGCAATTTCCCGGTCTCCGTCCACCAGCACCAGGTCCATTTGCTCCAGCGCCCGGAAAAGGGACTGTTCATAAACCAAACGGGCGGTGGGCACCGGGTTAAAGGCTGTCTCCCACTCCCTTTTCTGCACAATAATGCGGGCATTTTTAAACAGATGGGCTGTGGCGCAGTGATCAAAATGCAGGTGGGTCAGCACTAGAATATCTATTTCTTCAGGCATCGTACCCACGGTTTTTAACGCTTCACGTATGCCCGCTTCGCCTCCGCTGCCAATAGGGAAACCGTGCACCAACCCGTCACTACCCGGCCCCGGCACACCGGCGTCCACTAAAATTTTCTTATTACCGCCCTCCAGATAGAAAACAAAAATAGGGGCCACCACGTAACTTTGCATATCACCCAGCATAGCCAGCACCCCCAGCGGAGCGGTGATTTGGGCTACCTTAAGTGGATGAATCCTATATTGGGTCATGATTATTTCCCTCCTTTAAACTCTGCCCGGGCTTCCTCTTGAACCTGACGCCAAAGAATTTTGCCGGTAGCGCTTTTAGGCAGAGCATCTACAAATAATACCTGGCGAGGATATTTGTAGGCCGCCATTTCTCCCTTGGACCAGGTTATAATATCGTTGTCGGTCACCTTATCCCGGTAAGCCTCCTTAAGGACAATATACGCTCGCACCTCTTCCACCCGCACCGGGTCAGGTACGCCAACCACACAGGTTTCCTGCACGGCCGGATGATTATACAAATTATTTTCCACTTCCGCCGGCCATACCTTAAAACCAGCGGCGTTAATCATACGTTTGGTACGGTCTACAATGAAAAAATATCCCTCATCGTCCATATAGCAAACATCCCCGGTACGGAAAAAACGTTTGCCGTCAAGTTCCAGGAAAGCATTGGCGGTTTCCTCGGGGCGTTTCCAGTACCCCTGAAATACCTCCGGGCCGTTAATGACCAGTTCACCCGCGGTATTGGACGGTAGTTCCTCCAAAGTTTCCACGTTAATTACCCGGGCATCCACACCAAAATCGGGTATACCAATACACTGCATTTTTGGCCGGTCGGGAGGATTGAAGTGGGTTTGGGAAATAGTTTCGGTGAGTCCGTAACCCTCCACATACTCCAACCCGGTAAGTTCCAACAGTTTGCGGCCGATAGCGCCGGGCAGCGGTGCACCGCCCCCGCCTAAAATAACCAGGGTGCTCAGGTTACGCCGAGTTATGTCCGGCGCGCTGAGCAGGTCTACCACCATGGTGGAAATATTCACCCAATGCGAAACGCGATATTTTTCTATAGCATCCAGGGCGGCTCTGCGGTCCCAGCGGGTCAGCAGCACAAGGGTCGCCCCGGCATAAAGGGGGGCAAGCATGCTATGCACCAGCCCGGTGACGTGGAAAAACGGCAATACCGACAAATGCACGCTGGATGCGGTGTTGGCCAGCCAATAATAAGCGCTGACTACATTTGATATTACGGTCCGGTTGGTATGCATACAACCCTTGGGCACCCCCGTGGAGCCCGAAGTATAAGGCAGCAGGCACATGTCGTCCGAACCAACCTGTACAACAGGGGGAGGAGCCTGTTCATCCAAAACTGTTTGCCAGTTCAGGCAGCTGTCCGTACAAGCGGGTGCCCGCAGCATAAACTCCGGCACTGCCAGGGTGGGCTCGTCCGGCAGGTAATCCTGGTACCTTCCCGCCACCAGGCATTTCAATTCCACCCTTTCCCGCACTTTTTCCGCTCTGGGCAGCAAGTCGGTGGTGGTTATCGCGGCCACGGCCTCGCTGTCCTCCAGGATAAAAGCCAATTCTTTTTCATTATTCATGGGGTTAACCGGCACCACCACCGCATTGGCCCGCATTACCGCAAAAAAAGCGATGATATACAGGGGTGAGTTCTGCATATAAACGGCTACCCGGTCCCCCTTTTGAACTCCCCGCTTGGCCAGAGCCCCGGCCAGGCTTTTAATATCCCGGTCCAAGCGGCGGTAGCTGATTTCCTGGCCATAGTAAATTAAGGCTGCTTTTTCCGGGTAATACTCGGCAGCCACCTCCACCAGGCGAAAAAGCGGCACCGCCGGGTAATCCAGGGTTCTAGGCAATCTTTTGGGCCAAAAAGCTTCGTGAAGATTATGCAAAATATACTACCTCCCAGCACTAATCATAATTTTAATACTCGCAACAGTTATTAGAATATTACAAAAACCGTGCCATGGGATTAAGCGTGTAATACAGGCACTTTGGAATAAATGAAAGCAGCCGCGGAAGGAACCAACGCAACACTGTCAAAACACTTACCGCTAAATGCTTTTTTTACAGGCTTGGACGCCGTTGCCTTTGCGCAACGGGTAAAACAAAAGGACAAACATTACTTAAATAATGTCTGCCCCTTTAATTATCTCAAGTTAAATCCCGTATTTTCTTTTTTTACGCAAGATCGTAGAGGGAGCTACCCCCAGTGCCCGGGCCGCAGCCCGGATGCCCCCGTGCTCTTCCAGTGCCTTTTCCAGGACTTCCCGATCCATTTGCGCCTGAACTTCCTTATATGTCATGCCCGGAGGAGGGCCCTGGGTATCTGCCCAGTTCAGTATATCTTCCGCTGTAATAATTTGCTGTTTAACCATAACATTTAATCTCTCCACGGTGTTTTGCAATTCCCGGACGTTCCCCGGCCAGGGGTACGATTCCAACACTTTGACGGCATCATTGTTCAACTCCTTGGCTAATCCGGCACAAAGTGCCGAATGGTTTAAAAAGTGTCTGGCCAAAGGCACAATATCAGTTTTTCTCGTGCGCAGTGGAGGAATAGTCAATTTAATACCCGCAATCCGGTAATAAAGGTCTTCCCGGAAAAGACTATCTGCAACCGCCCCGGTCAGGTCCCGGTTGGTAGCACAAATAACCCTTACATCCACCCGCTGCAGATTGGTGCCCCCCACCCGGTAATATTCCATGTTTTGCAAAAAACGCAGCAGCTTGGCCTGTGCGGAACCGGGCATCTCCGAAATTTCATCCAGAAATAAGGTTCCCCCGTGGGCTATTTCTACCAATCCTTTTTTACCATGCCGGTTCGCCCCTGTAAAGGCGCCCCCCTGGTAACCAAACAGTTCCGCCTCAAATAAAGGCTCGTTTATAGCGGCGCAGTTCACCGGCACAAAGGGTCCGTCGCTCCTGTCGCTGTGCTCATGGATAAACCTGGCTACCAAATCCTTGCCGGTGCCGGATTCACCCAGCAACAGCACAGTAAGCTTAGACGGCCCGATCCGCTGCGCCAATTCCAACACATGCAACATTTCCGAACTGGCCGCCACCACCCGGGGTGCCCGATTGCGGATATCGCGCCAAAAATCATGATGGACATTCGGGTTAATACCATGCTTAAATAAATCCGGGTCACGCACGTTAGTGACCACAGCCTTAATTCGCCCCAACTCATCAAACAATGGATTGCCGGTAACCAGTACTCTTTTGCCGGTCTTAATACGCTGCACAAGGGTTATTGTTTTTCTCTGTTTGAGCACTTCCACGGTGACGGATGGATTGACAAGACCCTCTTGCACCAAATCTTCCATGGGCCGACCCATGGCACCTTTAACATCCTGGGCGGTAACTTCGGTAATCCGGCAATAACTTTGGTTTAGCTGCATTAAAACACCGTTTTCATCACATAGCACAATACCATCGTATGAACCCGCCAAAGTCATTGAGGTTGCGTAATGAGTATTTTGGGGAGGCAGTTTTTGCCGGTTGTCCTCCTTGGCCACACTACAAACCCCCAATCCCCAAGTTAATAGATATCCACCAGCTAATTAAGACAAGTTAGCTTCCTTTCGACAAACAGGTTAAAGCAGCAAACCATTGCGGCATCTAAATATATGAAACCGCCGGCAATGTGTGCGAGTACCTTATAAGCTCCTTGTAAATTAATTGACTATTGTAATAATAATAAATTATAACGCATTTTAAAACCCAATCTGATCTTGCTGCCACCCTCATTCTTCTATCTTCCATATTCTCACCAATCCCCATAATCCCACCGTTGCACAATTTTCTTAATCGTGGTAAAAAGTATAATGTAATATTTTCCGGAAAGAAGGTTATAAAAAATTAATTTCCAAATGAATAGATAACTTATAATGACTTATAATGACTTATAAGGGAGGGTTGGTTTTTGCAGTTTATTTTGCCGTGGCTGTTTATCGGATTGCGGGATCTTGCTTTGACAGCCTGCTTTGTGGGCGCCATGATTCTCCGACAGCTCCGGTAAGCTTACATTTAGTGAATCACAAAAATACAACGACCCCGGTGTCAAACCAAATGGTCCACACATCCACCGGCTTCGCCCTTTTCTTCTGTATGTTCACTGTTATCTTAGCCATGGGAAACATACTGGATGAAAAGCGGGAAGGAACGGTGCCGGGTGTAGAAAGTTGAAAATCCAAGATTTTCAACTTTCTACACCCGGCACCGTTCAAGACGGCGAAAGCTTTGTTTGAAAAACAATTTGCGCCGCAGTACTGACAACGTCTGTCAGAAAATCTCACAGCACCTGATAAACCGGGGCTTTACATGCATCCGCCCCGGTTTTATTATGCGAACTTACATTTAGACCACCATGTCACTTGCGGCACCAACGGAATATGAAAATTTTATTTTCAGGATAATTACTGATTATCCCGGGCGGCGCTTCTCTGTACCAGCGCCTCGGCGCAGCGCTGGGCTTCCGACATAATCACATCTTCATCCAGCGTTAGTATGCGGCGATCCTCCATAACCACCCGGCCATCAATTATTACCGTGTGTACATCCGACGCCGCCGCGGCATAAGCAATTTGGGCATAAATATCAAACAGCGGGTACAGGTGCGGCTTATGCATATCCATTAAAATTATGTCGGCTTTGAGGCCGCTCACCAGCCGCCCGATTTGATCCTGCATACCCAGCGCCCGGGCCCCTCCGGCAGTGGCCATATGCAAAGCCTGATAAGCCGGCAATGCGCTGGCATCACCGTTATGCAGCTTTTGCAGCAAAGCCGCGGCCCGTACTTCTTCCAGCATATCCAAGTTATTGTTGCTGGACGCGCCGTCCGTACCCAAGCCGACCACCGCGCCAGCCTCCAGCAAACGAGTCACCGGAGCCACGCCGCTGGCCAGCTTCATATTGCTCTGGGGGTTATGCGCTATACCCACCCGGCGCCGCACTAAAATATCTATATCCTGATCGTTTAAATGCACACAGTGGGCGGCCAGCACAGGCAATTCAAAAAGGCCGACCTCTTCCATCAAAGCAACAGGCGTTTTGCCGTACTTTTCGTTAATTTCTTTTATCTCATCATTAGTCTCAGCCAAATGGATATGGATGCCCACACCCAGTTCCTTCGCCGCGGCAATCACTTTTTTCAGATATTCCGGCGGGCATGTATATGGGGCATGGGGACCAAACATGGCGGTGACCCGTCCGCCGGCACCGCCGTGCCACTGTTTGATAAATTCTATGCTTTCGGTAAGCGCCGTTTCTCCCCTGGACCCAAAACCAATCATGCCCCGGCTGAGCGCAGCCCGCATGCCCGACTCATCCACGGCCCGGGCCACCCGGCCCATGGCATCATACATATCGGCAAAGGCGGTAGTACCGCCGCGAATCATTTCAGCACAGCAAAGCAGTGTACCCCGGTGGATATCATCGGGAGTCAGGTACGCCTCAAGGGGCCAAATCTTTTCATTCAGCCACTGCATTAAGGGCATATCATCGGCATAACCTCGAAACAGCGTCATGGCAGCATGGGTGTGGCAGTTAACAAAACCGGGCATAGCCACCATATGGGGGTATTCCAGCACCCGCTCAGGTGAAAAATCAGCGGGCGTTGAACCGCTGGGACCCACATGATAAATAACGTCATTCCGTACCGCGATTTCGCCGTCGTGCACTACATCACCCTCGCCGTTCATAGTTAAAACGGCCATACATTTGATCAACAAATCCACCAACAAAAACCTCCTTTGGGGTCAGGCTTAAACTTTCATAAACTATCTTAGACCTACTTTAACCCTGACGGCCCGCCGATTTGCCCGGCTGCCCGTAACTGGTCAGGAAGGCTTCTCTTAATATGGCAATTTCGCCGGGCGGTATTACCGCAGCCTGTCCGATTAATTCAGCTAAAATATAAACCTGCGCAGCCTTTTCCACCACCTGGCAAACTGTGAACGCCTCCTCCACCGTGCGGCCCAGCCCCACCAGACCATGATTGGCCAGCAGTACGGCATTGCTTTGCCCCAGGGCATCCACGGCGGCAACCGCCAGGTCGGCGGTACCTGCCCGGGCATACCGGGTTACCGGCACCGCGCCACCGACAAGCTGCACCTGGTCTTCTAAAATAGGCGGCAACGCTTTACCGGCTACGGCCATGGCACTGGCATAAATACTATGGGTGTGCACAATGGCGCCCGCATGTGCACGTGCGCCGTATATGGCCAGATGCAGTTTTAATTCACTGGAAGGCTTGCGCTCGCCCTCAACCGCGCGCCCCTCTCCATCCACCACCACTAAATCAATCTTACCCATCATATCGTAAGGTATACCGCTGGGGGTTATTACAAACAAGTTTTCGCCGGGCACCCGGGCCGAAATATTGCCCCAGGCGCCCATTACCAAACCGGCACAGGCCATGCGAGAGCCTGTTTTCAGAACCTGTTCCCGCACCTTTTCCGCTGCCACAGACATAACTCAACCACCTCGACTATCAAAATGATAATCAGCAAATATAACACACTAACTACAGCGAACCGAACCATTAAACCACTATCAAAGCGCGGCAAGAAATTCCCCGAAATTATTCGGTGCCGTTTAGCCGGTGCCGGGCGCTGAAAAACTTTTTGATTTTCAACTTTCAACACCCGCGCCATATGGCGACGAAAGTTTTAATTACTCGCATCGCCATTCGTTAACGTAACTGAATTGTTCACTGGTAAGGCGGTCTATCTGTATACCCAGCGATTTTAACTTCAACTCGGCCACCCGGTTGTCTAATGCGGGCAAAACATCGTACACTTTTTTATCCAGTTCGCGCCCATGCTGCAGGAGATACAGCGCTGAAAGAGCCTGCAGAGCAAAAGACATATCCATAATTTCCGCCGGGTGACCGTCCCCGGCCGCCAGGTTCACCAACCTGCCCTCGGCCAGCAGGTACAGGCGACGCCCGTCCGGCAGCTTAAATTCTTCAATG
This genomic interval from Desulfoscipio sp. XC116 contains the following:
- a CDS encoding aspartate aminotransferase family protein, with amino-acid sequence MGINEHVSIVSPELIISVARAQSLQRDEVRTLHKHYGNASLVNLMGMLNFDRQFVRAQGTQLWDSDGNDYLDFLGGYGSLNLGHNHPRIIAALEQVKEMPNLLQASVPTIAAALLHNLAVVTPGKLKKSFLGNSGAEAVEGALKLARAATGKKAFIYCQNSFHGKSFGALSVTGRDKYRKPFEPLLSECVEVPFGDINALRRALKEHQAAAFIVEPIQGEGGVITPPPGYLPEAAQACREAGTLFIADEIQTGFGRTGNMFACQHENVEPDIMCLAKSLGGGIMPIGAFITTEDIWHKAYGSVEKATLHTSTFGGNTWAAIAGVAAIEILVQENLAEAAGEKGRYFITGLENLQKKYPLLQKVRGRGLLIGIELAQPGNLANKATMGVASKLSNEYLGSMVAGELLNKHRIVTAYTLNNPNVIRLEPPLIVSKKEIDYVLNALEDVLKRNKGFFSFAATSAKTVLRTIRKK
- a CDS encoding zinc ribbon domain-containing protein, whose amino-acid sequence is MPIYEYKCGCGKVFEVLQIPGKDNGQIKCPECGSEILSKVISRPFLPNAVGAPADLSAKAATCCGKKPENTGCMPGECCGGGTKE
- the cooS gene encoding anaerobic carbon-monoxide dehydrogenase catalytic subunit, producing the protein MPREAAHRVDGRISVHDSVQEMYERIHNDGLSNVFDRYDPQSKIRCGFCVEGVSCQLCTGGPCRISDKAGATHGTCGIDRNAMAMRDMLLRNMMGTSTYTHHAYNAFRTLKSTAEGKTPYQITDTNKLYWMCDQLGIDKSGGLEQTAIRLADFLMYQLSSGYDEPPKMVEVFAPEPRKKLWRELAIYPAGVMHEIKDSAASCLTNVDGDFVSMAKKALRLGIATIYGSQIGLEMVQDILFGTPSPHEVQVDLGIMEPDYVNIVFNGHEPWIGVACILAARDPANQEKARQAGAKGIKVTGSIECGQEVLQRFAMDDVFNGLTGNWMAIEPLLATGTVDVFAMDENCSPPYITPYAEKYQITLVSVNDLVRIPGVEKNFDYKPPEAANTARQLIDWGIENFKKRKERNITAKVPKKVQKAIAGFSTEAVLNALGGKIDPLLDVIKSGKIKGVTALVNCTTPATGIHDYMTVNVAKELIKRDILVISGGCGNHALEVAGLCNSDAVAIAGNGLQEICRALGIPPVLSFGTCTDTGRMSMLVTEIANALGVDTSDLPVAVTAPQYLEQKATIDAIFALAFGLYTHLAPTPPITGGPELVKLLTEDLESLTGGKVALADTPEGAADGIEAHIMKKRAGLGI
- a CDS encoding DUF86 domain-containing protein, producing the protein MFNQQLIAERLELIRSSVLRLKTLTGMSLEDFQGNEDAQDIAENRLRKALEALFDLGRHIAVKSGAGIPHDYRSVVAMLSEKDILPADFCHKITGMAGYRNRLIHEYNKVTVPELYDILQTKLSDFELFCQYIVKYLYSKIFDKTIEKSHFE
- a CDS encoding nucleotidyltransferase domain-containing protein encodes the protein MSLKFDMQELADIIGQYKQIVAVYLFGSSLDEKIPKPGDVDLALLFNSPPKSNVDLYVALYPALLKVFAPLEVDLLFMHSVRLPLCFEIISTGKVIYCADVDRRTDFEDGITREYLDFKYHLEIARQEYYEEIMEGNLFV